In one window of Kitasatospora sp. MMS16-BH015 DNA:
- a CDS encoding BTAD domain-containing putative transcriptional regulator yields MLIDRIWDEENLPKDPTGNLHTLAARLRVILRKAVEAEPGLDEGSRPAVVTAGNAYELTADPETIDWQQFLRLVHQARSYADSGDDERAVETYQDADRLWRGEALTGLVTDWAESARQSMTDQRFAATLARGWATLRLGRFDDLAIELAPQLDQHPHDEELVRLLVTALYGCGRQGAALALCQATFRALRSELGTGPGEPLARLHQRLLQQSPVAELIPPPSSAAPRGAARLLGPSNLPTLSPLEGRADELARLTGLDSRPGGAVRVETICGLGGAGKSLLALHAADRLRELFPDAQLHLDLRTHKPGQTPLTQEAALARLLRALGLPAKSIPRDPEELQDRWQAELCNRRVLLVLDDAAHADQVRPLLPKSRASLTLVTSRHRLVGLPDSKTVFLDQLATEDAVALFNRLVGLDRATDPDLVLDIVERCGRLPLAITLAASHLRGRPAWELSDLLRRLSDQHGLLSEFGNDDHSVRRVFAASYRALTADQRSAFRLLSLHPGPDFGPEDAAALIGRGTAHADRMIEDLLYRSLLEEPKAERYRYHDLVASYAAELRTEEGSAAELTAATRRLARWAVVAVDLADRSAYPRLRLPVPPHYPRPESWPDEDRLRAWLNRSCDALIGLHRHAAANGLDEEADWLAHVLGEHLDHAGFWPEAEAMHRAAASHWRLAAEPQLEAHARISLSAVHTRTAHYEAAAAESRRASTLARSAGDRSGHAEALLHLGVATRQSGDLTRALHYLQKSLDTWNRLGDSVNRARTLNALGVTLLQQGDSERALVSLTYALAGIRKSRDFRREAIALNNLSDCYEHRGDLISARRAQEQAIAIGAGHVAEIELATFRVNLSSFLDLPRERNIAVQHCRHGISVFRRLNDHPKEAASLTALGDVHLRSGDAQSALSAHLHALQICLAIGFDRGRAQALFGAGQAELALGHPDRSAAHLAEGAQVAHALGARELERRLDSALQSVRPTGEHPPGGD; encoded by the coding sequence GTGTTGATCGACCGGATCTGGGACGAGGAGAACCTGCCCAAGGATCCGACCGGCAACCTCCACACCCTGGCCGCTCGCCTACGCGTGATCCTCCGCAAGGCGGTCGAAGCCGAACCCGGGCTCGACGAGGGCAGCCGACCAGCCGTGGTCACCGCCGGCAACGCCTACGAGCTGACGGCCGACCCGGAGACGATCGACTGGCAGCAGTTCCTGCGGCTCGTGCACCAGGCCCGCTCGTACGCCGACTCCGGTGACGACGAACGTGCCGTCGAGACCTACCAGGACGCCGACCGGCTCTGGCGCGGCGAGGCGCTGACCGGCCTCGTGACCGACTGGGCGGAGTCGGCCCGCCAGTCGATGACCGACCAGCGCTTCGCGGCCACCCTGGCCCGGGGCTGGGCCACGCTCCGCCTCGGCCGCTTCGACGATCTGGCCATCGAACTCGCGCCCCAGCTCGACCAGCACCCGCACGACGAGGAGCTCGTCCGGCTCCTGGTGACGGCGCTGTACGGCTGCGGGCGGCAGGGGGCGGCACTCGCGCTCTGCCAAGCCACCTTCCGAGCGCTGCGCAGCGAGTTGGGCACCGGGCCCGGTGAACCGCTCGCCCGTCTGCACCAACGGCTCCTCCAGCAGTCTCCGGTGGCCGAGCTGATCCCGCCACCCTCCTCCGCCGCCCCCCGCGGCGCAGCGCGGCTGCTCGGCCCGTCCAACCTGCCGACCCTCTCCCCGCTCGAGGGCCGGGCGGACGAACTGGCCCGGCTCACCGGCCTGGACAGCAGACCGGGCGGCGCCGTCCGGGTGGAGACCATCTGCGGACTCGGCGGCGCCGGCAAGTCACTGCTCGCCCTGCACGCCGCCGACCGGCTGCGGGAGCTCTTCCCCGACGCCCAGCTCCACCTGGACCTGCGCACCCACAAGCCCGGCCAGACCCCGCTCACCCAGGAGGCCGCCCTGGCCCGCCTGCTGCGCGCGCTCGGCCTGCCGGCGAAGAGCATCCCCCGCGACCCCGAGGAGTTGCAGGACCGCTGGCAGGCGGAGCTGTGCAACCGTCGCGTGCTCCTCGTCCTCGACGACGCCGCCCACGCCGACCAGGTCCGGCCGCTCCTACCGAAGTCCCGCGCGTCGCTGACCCTGGTCACCAGCCGCCACCGGTTGGTCGGGCTGCCCGACTCGAAGACCGTCTTCCTCGACCAGTTGGCCACCGAGGACGCCGTTGCGCTCTTCAACCGCCTGGTCGGCCTCGACCGGGCCACCGATCCGGACCTGGTCCTGGACATCGTGGAGCGCTGCGGTCGGCTGCCCCTCGCGATCACCCTGGCCGCCAGCCACCTGCGCGGCCGCCCGGCCTGGGAGTTGAGCGACCTCCTCCGACGCCTCTCCGACCAGCACGGCCTGCTCAGCGAGTTCGGCAACGACGACCACTCGGTCCGCCGCGTCTTCGCCGCCTCCTACCGGGCCCTCACCGCCGACCAGCGCAGTGCCTTCCGCCTGCTGAGCCTCCACCCCGGTCCGGACTTCGGGCCGGAGGACGCCGCCGCCCTGATCGGCCGGGGCACCGCGCACGCCGATCGCATGATCGAGGACCTGCTCTACCGATCCCTCCTGGAGGAGCCAAAGGCCGAGCGCTACCGCTACCACGACCTGGTGGCCAGCTACGCGGCCGAACTGCGCACCGAGGAGGGCTCCGCCGCCGAACTCACGGCCGCCACCCGCCGGCTGGCCCGCTGGGCCGTGGTGGCGGTCGACCTGGCCGACCGGTCCGCCTACCCGCGGCTGCGACTGCCCGTCCCGCCGCACTATCCGCGGCCCGAGTCCTGGCCGGACGAGGACCGACTGAGAGCCTGGCTGAACCGGTCCTGCGACGCCCTGATCGGCCTCCACCGGCACGCTGCGGCCAACGGGCTCGACGAGGAGGCGGACTGGCTGGCCCACGTGCTCGGTGAGCACCTCGACCACGCGGGCTTCTGGCCCGAGGCCGAGGCCATGCACCGGGCGGCGGCCTCGCACTGGCGGCTCGCCGCGGAGCCCCAGCTCGAGGCGCACGCACGCATCAGCCTCAGCGCGGTCCACACCCGCACCGCGCACTACGAGGCGGCGGCCGCCGAGAGCCGCCGCGCCTCCACCCTGGCCCGCTCGGCGGGCGACCGCAGCGGTCACGCCGAGGCTCTCCTCCACCTGGGGGTGGCCACCCGACAGAGCGGCGATCTGACCAGGGCACTGCATTACCTTCAGAAATCCCTGGACACCTGGAACCGGCTCGGCGACAGCGTCAATCGCGCGCGCACATTGAATGCACTGGGCGTCACCCTCCTTCAGCAAGGGGATTCGGAAAGAGCGCTCGTCAGCCTCACGTACGCATTGGCCGGAATTCGGAAGTCGCGGGATTTCCGACGGGAGGCGATCGCTCTGAACAACCTCTCCGACTGCTACGAGCACCGCGGCGACCTGATATCCGCGCGGCGGGCCCAAGAACAGGCCATCGCCATCGGAGCGGGCCACGTCGCCGAGATCGAGCTGGCCACGTTCCGCGTCAATCTGTCCAGCTTCCTCGACCTCCCGCGCGAACGGAACATCGCCGTTCAACACTGCCGCCACGGGATATCGGTCTTCAGGCGGCTCAACGACCACCCGAAGGAAGCTGCCTCGCTCACCGCGTTGGGGGATGTCCACCTCCGGTCCGGAGATGCCCAGTCGGCCCTCAGCGCGCACCTCCACGCGCTGCAGATCTGCCTCGCCATCGGCTTCGACCGCGGCCGCGCCCAGGCACTCTTCGGCGCGGGCCAAGCCGAACTGGCGCTCGGTCACCCGGATCGCAGCGCGGCCCACCTCGCGGAGGGCGCTCAAGTGGCCCACGCACTCGGGGCGCGCGAGCTGGAGCGGCGACTCGACAGCGCACTGCAGAGCGTGCGACCGACCGGCGAGCACCCCCCGGGCGGTGACTGA
- a CDS encoding tetratricopeptide repeat protein, with protein sequence MVGLSQLDAALGEWAGAVLRGAGEVVNGISGAARVYGAAVQAREIHGGVHVHGAVPAVELPVPRQLLAPPGCFVGRAADVVVLERSRDATGGLLVVLSGPAGVGKTAFASYWLQGLTGEYPDGQLYVDLRGYAPEGPGAQAEPVEALGGLLRAFGISSVPGTAGEGAALWRSLTAGRRLVLMIDNAFSAAQVRPLLPGAPGSLVVVTSRSRLTGLGIDGAVFHQLDRLEAESAIEILRGRVGAARVAAEPEAARAVVERCDGLPLAVCVAAARIASRPRQSLAVTAAALDGEADRLAALRLEGTASAVRGALDASYRCLGPEAARLYRLLGQLPVAVFGAAVAAAAYGSEAALRPGQEELLLEALAEVNLVEELGPDRYRFHDLVRLHARELNAEGEDAAVRRVAEWYLSAATAAEALITPTHRRLARDYLAVRPLPPVPFAADRAAALAWLEQQQDELAAVLRSAAERGWDGLTWQLADAMWPLYHRLRPYPLWIEGTALGLAAARRTGDPAAVGRMLTDGGGGLRNGGRPEEAVPLFAEALELARRDGTRLEEAQALHGLGQAHNLAGRPGEAVRYFEEALALRREIGYDRGAALSVLMLGDVRIALGELDSGLDLLARARAELLALPDPYEAARALALSGRARIGGGEFALAEEELAAALAEFRSCGSRHWEAHTIEMLGELAVAQGEFEAARVRYGESLEIYRSVGAPDSVRLEGRISALPGGPGGPDQERARQ encoded by the coding sequence TTGGTCGGACTTTCGCAACTCGATGCGGCGCTGGGGGAATGGGCCGGGGCGGTGCTGCGGGGTGCGGGGGAGGTGGTGAACGGCATCTCCGGGGCGGCCCGGGTGTACGGGGCGGCGGTGCAGGCGCGGGAGATCCACGGTGGGGTGCACGTGCACGGGGCGGTGCCGGCGGTGGAGCTGCCGGTGCCGCGGCAACTGCTGGCGCCGCCGGGGTGTTTCGTGGGGCGGGCGGCGGATGTGGTGGTGCTGGAGCGGAGCCGGGACGCGACGGGCGGGCTGCTGGTGGTGCTCAGCGGGCCGGCCGGGGTGGGGAAGACGGCGTTCGCCTCGTACTGGCTGCAGGGGCTGACGGGGGAGTACCCGGACGGGCAGCTGTACGTGGACCTGCGGGGGTACGCGCCGGAGGGGCCGGGCGCACAGGCCGAGCCGGTGGAGGCGTTGGGCGGGCTGCTGCGGGCGTTCGGGATCAGCTCGGTGCCGGGTACGGCGGGGGAAGGGGCGGCGCTGTGGCGGTCGTTGACCGCCGGGCGGCGGTTGGTGCTGATGATCGACAACGCCTTCTCGGCCGCGCAGGTGCGGCCGCTGCTGCCCGGGGCGCCGGGGAGCCTGGTGGTGGTGACCAGCCGGAGCAGGCTCACCGGGCTCGGGATCGACGGTGCGGTGTTCCACCAACTCGACAGGCTGGAAGCCGAGTCGGCGATCGAGATCCTGCGGGGGCGGGTCGGCGCGGCCCGGGTGGCCGCCGAGCCGGAGGCGGCGCGGGCGGTGGTGGAGCGGTGCGACGGGCTGCCGTTGGCGGTCTGCGTGGCGGCCGCGCGGATAGCCTCCCGCCCCCGCCAGTCGCTCGCGGTGACGGCGGCGGCGCTGGACGGGGAGGCGGACCGGCTGGCGGCCCTGCGGTTGGAGGGGACGGCGAGCGCGGTGCGGGGCGCCCTGGACGCCTCGTACCGCTGTCTCGGGCCCGAGGCAGCTCGGCTGTACCGGCTGCTGGGGCAGTTGCCGGTGGCGGTGTTCGGGGCGGCGGTCGCGGCGGCGGCGTACGGGAGCGAGGCGGCGCTCCGGCCGGGGCAGGAGGAGCTGCTGCTGGAGGCGCTGGCGGAGGTCAACCTGGTGGAGGAACTTGGGCCGGACCGGTACCGGTTCCACGATCTGGTCCGGCTGCACGCAAGGGAGTTGAACGCCGAAGGGGAGGACGCGGCGGTCCGTCGGGTGGCCGAGTGGTACCTGAGCGCGGCGACGGCGGCCGAGGCGCTGATCACGCCCACGCACCGGCGGTTGGCACGGGACTACCTCGCGGTACGGCCGCTGCCGCCGGTGCCCTTTGCAGCGGACCGGGCGGCGGCGCTGGCCTGGTTGGAGCAGCAGCAGGACGAGCTGGCGGCGGTGCTGCGATCCGCGGCGGAGCGTGGCTGGGACGGGCTGACCTGGCAACTAGCCGACGCCATGTGGCCGTTGTACCACCGGCTGCGGCCGTACCCGCTCTGGATCGAGGGCACGGCGCTGGGGCTCGCCGCAGCCAGGCGGACGGGGGATCCGGCGGCCGTCGGGCGGATGCTCACGGACGGCGGGGGCGGGTTGCGCAACGGCGGGCGCCCGGAGGAGGCGGTGCCGCTGTTCGCCGAGGCCCTGGAGCTGGCGCGGCGGGACGGTACCCGGCTGGAGGAGGCCCAGGCCCTGCACGGGCTCGGGCAGGCGCACAATCTGGCGGGTCGGCCGGGCGAGGCGGTCCGGTACTTCGAGGAGGCGCTCGCGCTGCGCCGGGAGATCGGCTACGACCGGGGTGCCGCACTCTCGGTGCTGATGCTCGGCGACGTGCGGATCGCCCTGGGTGAGCTGGACAGTGGATTGGACCTGCTGGCTCGAGCCCGGGCGGAGCTGCTCGCCCTGCCGGATCCGTACGAGGCGGCCAGGGCGCTCGCGCTGTCGGGGCGGGCTCGGATCGGCGGCGGTGAATTCGCCCTGGCGGAGGAGGAGTTGGCGGCGGCGCTGGCCGAGTTCCGGAGCTGCGGATCGCGGCACTGGGAGGCGCACACGATCGAGATGCTGGGGGAACTCGCCGTAGCGCAGGGGGAGTTCGAGGCTGCCCGGGTGCGGTACGGCGAGTCCCTGGAGATCTACCGGTCGGTCGGTGCGCCCGACTCCGTCCGGCTGGAGGGGAGGATCAGCGCGCTGCCCGGCGGGCCCGGCGGGCCCGACCAGGAGAGGGCCAGGCAGTGA